CCCGGCCGCCACGACCTCCATGACCCGGATGTTGCCGAGCAGGTAGGACGGAAGGTAGTAGAGCAGACTCCCCGGAGGATAGGCAAAGGCCTGGATTCCCGGCGGAACCGAATTCTCAAACGCGTGCGTGTAGGGATTGCCGCCTCTGACCGCGACACCGAGCGCCTCCTGGATAACGGTCAGCACGTCCGATGCGACGCCTGCCGCCGGCACGCCGGTCCATCCCTGCAGTATCCCCAGCCGCACCAGCACTCCCAGGACCAGCAGGTACGCGGCCGCCAACCAGACCCATCTCTTCAGCACTACCGCGGCGAAGACAAGCGGCCACAGCAAGAGGAGTATCACCGAGATCATCGGCCGACCATCGCAAGGGCAGCCGGCCAGGGTGAAGAAAGCCACGGCTAGACCAATGGCCGCCGCCTCCACTGCGCTCGGGCGTCCAACCGGAGGGGCCGCGCGGCCTAAATCCACGACCCGAACCACATCATCCGCATCATCCGCTCGTTGCTCATCGGCACCGCCGACAGCACCGGATAGTACGCCACGAACCACCCAAGCGCCACGATGATGAGAAGCCACACGACCGCCCCTCCCACCCTGGCACGCACGCGCGCCATCCCCGCGGCCAGGCCCATGATCAGGAACGGCAGCGCCGGCATGAAGTGGTAGAGGAACAGCGCGCGGCTGATGAAGGCGTATTGTAGATAAGAGATCGCAAACCCGGCCAGCAGGAAGGTCTCGGGCATCGCGCGCGTGCGCACGGCACGCCAGGCGACCAGGCAGAACGCCGGGAGACTCGCCCACCATACGATCGGGTTTCCAATCGCCAGGATGCCGCGCTGGATCTGCGGCGCGGCCTCGTAGTACTCGTACCAGATCGGCCTGATCAGCACCGGCCAGGACCACCAGTGCGATTGGTAGGGGTGCGGCGCGGTGAGACTCGCGTGAAACTCGTACATGGAGACCTGATGCGCGATCCACTCGCGCGGGGTGTGCTCGAGCAGGAAGTACGGGATGTAGGTCAGCATATAGACCGCCACCGGCGCCAGGATGAACGCCGCCGCGATGTGGCGGATGTCCCCGCGCGGCAGCGCGATACGGCCCCACCCGCGCAGCAGCATGAGCGTCACCGGGATCGTCGAGAGGGGAACCACCGTGGTCCACTTGGTGGCGATCGCGCAGCCGGCGGCCGCCCCTGCCAGGTAGAGCCAGCGCACCTCGCGGCCCGAGGGCTCCTCGGGACGGTCCACGCGGCCACGCAGGTACTGCCAGAACGCGGCATAGGACCCGAACAGGAACAGGGTCAGGAAGATGTCGGGCTTGGCGATCCGGCTCTCGACAAAGAACAGCCCGTCGGTGGCGACCAGAAGCGCGCTGGCCGCCGCGATGAAACGATCCCGGAACAGAATGGCGGCCAGGGCGTAGATCACTACGACCAGGAGGGTTCCGGCGACTGCGCCGGCAACCCGCCATCCGACCGCGCGATCTCCGGCCAGCCGGATTCCCGCGGCGATGATCAGCTTCGACAGCGGCGGGTGGGTGCGCTCCTCGGTGGTCTCCACCCCGGCTAGGACC
Above is a genomic segment from bacterium containing:
- a CDS encoding phospholipid carrier-dependent glycosyltransferase; this encodes MESTTDRRAALWLLLGIVLFAALVRLPRLQTPAHMIFDEVYYAKAAQQVLAGVETTEERTHPPLSKLIIAAGIRLAGDRAVGWRVAGAVAGTLLVVVIYALAAILFRDRFIAAASALLVATDGLFFVESRIAKPDIFLTLFLFGSYAAFWQYLRGRVDRPEEPSGREVRWLYLAGAAAGCAIATKWTTVVPLSTIPVTLMLLRGWGRIALPRGDIRHIAAAFILAPVAVYMLTYIPYFLLEHTPREWIAHQVSMYEFHASLTAPHPYQSHWWSWPVLIRPIWYEYYEAAPQIQRGILAIGNPIVWWASLPAFCLVAWRAVRTRAMPETFLLAGFAISYLQYAFISRALFLYHFMPALPFLIMGLAAGMARVRARVGGAVVWLLIIVALGWFVAYYPVLSAVPMSNERMMRMMWFGSWI